The sequence AGTAATTTCTTGACCGCGTACTTTGTAGTTTGAACCCATCGCGTCACCAGAAACCAGGATTTCTACTGCACCTGTGGAGTCTTTTTCCCCTAGTTTAAACTGATTTTTGCCGTGGGCGGCGGCAAAGGTACTGCGTTTGCGGTGGGTGATGATATCCCGCATTTGGTTATAAACGCTTTCGCGTACTTTTTCGTCTTCAATACCAGAGATTTCGACACTTAGGTCTGGGTTAACTTTAACTTTACCCTGGTAAGTTTCGTCACCTTGTTTTATTTCCAGGTTGGCAGTGTAACCCGGAAAATTTTCGTCCCAAGTGTAGCGACTTTCGTAGGCTGACTGAAAAATTTCGCGCGCGTTGTTGGTTTCACTCATAAAAGCTGTTGTCGAACGATATAACTTCTTCTAGTCTAATAGTTTAAGTGGAATTACGGTGAGAGTAGATCTGGTGTACGGCTAATTGCTCTTTTGCCAGAATCAGTTGAGTGGGTATTTCTGACTAGCGATAATCTTAAATGACCGAACTGCGATCGCGATCTTCAATTGCGCGACGTTAACCGGTATTAGCAGTTGGATAGGGAGAATTACGCTCGCGACAAATTATCAGTAAAACTATTAACTAAATTATCAATCAGATGCACCACCATGAATTAGTAAACATTTTTTTTGTTTTTGATTGAAGAGCAAAAAAGTAAATCCCCAAATAATAAAATCCCAAAGTTCGTCATCTACACCAAAAGCTGGATTATATTGAAAAATTCTCGAGTTTTC comes from Oscillatoria salina IIICB1 and encodes:
- a CDS encoding DUF3386 domain-containing protein, whose translation is MSETNNAREIFQSAYESRYTWDENFPGYTANLEIKQGDETYQGKVKVNPDLSVEISGIEDEKVRESVYNQMRDIITHRKRSTFAAAHGKNQFKLGEKDSTGAVEILVSGDAMGSNYKVRGQEITQVSRVMGPMAFTINTKESLDTGNGYVSTAYNAVFRDAKTNELKGKRDFEETYDKVGEYYLPSRQIIHAISKDGQTTTTEFNFSNLQLLEPAPVA